The Paraburkholderia largidicola DNA segment CAGCACGCCCGTCGCGATGAACATGTTGCGCCAGCCCAGGGCCAGCATCAGGCCCGTCAATATGGGTGGCGCGAGCGCCGGCCCGATCGTGCTCGATGCCACGAAGATGCCCGTCGGCGTGCCGCGATCGCGCACGGCGAACCACTCGCCGATCACTTTCGCGCCAGCGGGAAATTGCGGCGCTTCACCGATACCCAGACACACGCGCGCCACGAAGAATTGCTGGATGTTGCCGACGAAGCCCGCGCACAATTGCGCGATCGACCACGCCAGCATGCCTGCGCCGAGCATCAGGCGCGCACCGAGCCTGTCGAGCAAGACGCCGACGGGCAACTGGCAAAACGCGTAGGCGAGCGAAAACGCCGAAAGCAGCAGACCCATTTGCGATGCCGTCAGTCCCATCTCGCCGCGAATCATGCTGTTCGCCACCGACAGCGCACTTCGATCGAGGTAGTTGATGCAACCGGCTAGCGTGAGGAAAAGGATTGATATGCGTTGAATCCGCCGAAGCTTTTTGCTTGCCTGCATGGACATGTCTCCGTTAGTTTTGCTGGTTGCCGTCTGTGCGGCATATCCGTTACTGAAATCCGCCACGCGCGAGGTCATGCGTTGCCATCAAGCCCTCGTGCAGGGTTCTTGACGCGTTACAGCGACGCCTCCAGCATCGCGTGGTAGTCGTCCTCGGATGCCACGCGCGGGTTCGTCTTGTGGCTGTGGTCCTTGAGCGCGCCCTTGATGATCTGCGGGAACATCTCGCGAGTGACGCCCAGTTCCGCGAGGCCCGTCGGCAAGCCGAGACGTTTCGTCATCGCGCGCAACGCGTAGGCGACTTCCGAGCCACTGCCCACGCCCATCGCTTTCGCCATCCGCTCCAGCTTGTTCTCGTCGCGCACCGAAGCCGACTCCTTGTTGAACTCGATGACGGCGGGCAGGAAGATCGCGTTCAGCGTGCCGTGATGCAGGCGCGGGTTGATGCCGCCAAGCGAATGGCTCAGGCTGTGCACGCAGCCCAGACCTTTCTGGAAAGCCAGTGCCCCTTGCATCGACGCGCTCATCATGTTCATGCGCGCAACCCGGTCGTCGGGGTGACGCGTCGCGCGTTCGATGTGCTGCCATCCTCGCCACAAGCCGTCGAGGGCAATGCCGTCCGCAGGTGGATTGAACGCGGGCGCCATGAAGGTTTCGAGGCAATGCGCAATGGCGTCCATGCCCGTGGCGGCCGTCAATACAGGCGGCAAACCCAGTGTCAGTTCGGGATCGCAGATCGCCACCTTCGGCACCACATAAGGCGAAATCACCCCGACCTTGCGCCCGTCGTCAAGAATGAGGATCGCGCCACGGCCCACTTCGCTGCCCGTGCCCGCTGTCGTCGGCACGGCGATGACGGGTGCCGTCTTCGCCGTGATGCGCGCGGCACCGCCTTCGATCACGGCAAAGCTTTGCAGCGGACCATCATGCGTCGCACAGACGGCGACACCCTTTGCAAGATCGATCGACGAACCGCCGCCAACCGCGACAATGCCGTCGCATGCGCCCTGCCGGTACGCTGCGACCGCCTCGCGCACGGCAGCCTCATTGGGATTGGGCGGCGTCCCGTCGAACACGGTAACGGGCGTATCGGCCAGCGCATCGAGAACGATATCGACGATGCCCGCCGCTGCGACGCCTTTGTCCGTCACGACGAGAGGACGACGAATACCGATGCGTTCGCATTCCTCTTTCAGCAAGCGAACAGCGCCAGACTCGAACTGAATCTGCGTGATGTAGTTGATCAGAGACATGGAAATGAGCTTCAGTTATAGTTGAAACGGTTGCGAGGAACGAAT contains these protein-coding regions:
- a CDS encoding iron-containing alcohol dehydrogenase, with the protein product MSLINYITQIQFESGAVRLLKEECERIGIRRPLVVTDKGVAAAGIVDIVLDALADTPVTVFDGTPPNPNEAAVREAVAAYRQGACDGIVAVGGGSSIDLAKGVAVCATHDGPLQSFAVIEGGAARITAKTAPVIAVPTTAGTGSEVGRGAILILDDGRKVGVISPYVVPKVAICDPELTLGLPPVLTAATGMDAIAHCLETFMAPAFNPPADGIALDGLWRGWQHIERATRHPDDRVARMNMMSASMQGALAFQKGLGCVHSLSHSLGGINPRLHHGTLNAIFLPAVIEFNKESASVRDENKLERMAKAMGVGSGSEVAYALRAMTKRLGLPTGLAELGVTREMFPQIIKGALKDHSHKTNPRVASEDDYHAMLEASL